In Candidatus Hydrogenedentota bacterium, a single genomic region encodes these proteins:
- a CDS encoding glycosyltransferase — translation MAESSSRSAVILTADYPPIEGGISTVALNVTRELAAAGWKVTVVAPHFPGMEEFDRAEPAQVVRFRGYGLGPLRVVPMAIRS, via the coding sequence ATGGCTGAGTCAAGCAGCCGCTCCGCCGTGATTCTCACGGCCGATTACCCGCCAATCGAGGGAGGAATCAGCACCGTGGCGCTGAACGTGACCCGCGAATTGGCGGCCGCGGGCTGGAAGGTGACTGTCGTCGCGCCCCATTTTCCCGGCATGGAAGAATTCGACCGCGCAGAACCCGCTCAAGTCGTTCGCTTTCGTGGTTACGGTTTGGGGCCGTTACGCGTAGTGCCGATGGCGATCCGATC
- a CDS encoding AAA family ATPase yields the protein MNAKRDEGTFHILIFGAAGTGATTLAEVLSDEMLDCPHVDLDEYMWLPSDPPYQERRSMDEVHKLVSDDIREFPAWIISTASVAWLGDIESLIDLAVFLWLPPDLRIARLERRELLQLGSERVASGGDLHEQSQAFLHWASQYDNGSHPGWDRASHEQWIQRAPCPVLRLEEDMPVAVRIDRVRLALFDLKEGRGLNG from the coding sequence ATGAACGCAAAACGCGACGAGGGCACTTTCCACATCTTGATTTTCGGGGCCGCGGGCACCGGCGCCACGACCCTCGCCGAAGTACTGTCCGACGAAATGCTCGATTGCCCGCATGTGGACCTCGATGAGTACATGTGGTTACCCTCCGACCCGCCCTATCAAGAACGGCGCAGCATGGATGAAGTCCACAAGCTGGTATCCGACGACATCCGCGAGTTTCCCGCCTGGATCATCTCGACGGCGTCGGTGGCTTGGCTGGGTGATATCGAGTCCCTTATCGACCTTGCCGTATTTCTCTGGCTTCCCCCCGATCTGCGCATTGCGCGGCTGGAACGCCGTGAACTGCTGCAGCTTGGCAGCGAGCGCGTTGCGTCCGGCGGCGATCTGCACGAACAGTCGCAAGCGTTTCTGCATTGGGCATCCCAATACGACAACGGTTCGCACCCCGGCTGGGATCGCGCGAGCCACGAGCAGTGGATTCAGCGCGCACCGTGCCCCGTGCTGCGGCTTGAAGAAGACATGCCCGTTGCTGTGCGCATCGACCGTGTTCGCCTCGCTTTGTTCGACCTGAAAGAAGGCCGCGGCCTGAATGGCTGA